The DNA segment TGCGGGAACGCGAAGGCGCGTTCGCGGCCTACGCCGACGAGGACGTCGAGCTGGTCGGCTTCACCACCTGCGGCGGCTGCCCGGGCGGCAACATCGAATACGCGCCCGACGAAATGAAGCGCAACGGCGCCGAGGTCGTGCACCTGGCCACGGGATTCCTGGTGGGCTACCCGCCCTGCCCGCACCTGGAGCACTTCGTGGAAATGATCCCGCGGAAGTTCGGCCTGAAGGTGGTCGTGGGCACGCATCCGATCCCGGAGAAGTACCGGCGGGACCACGCGGCGCTCGGGACGTGGGAGGGGGAGGCCTGGCCCGTGCTGCTCGCCCCGACTCTGGCGGACGAAGCGACCCGGCTGGCGTACGACTAGGTCCGTTGCGGTCCGCCGCCGCGGCCGAGCTCGTCGACGATCTCGTAGTGCGCGCCGAGAAGGGGCATGGGAGCTCCGATGTGGGGGCCGGGGTCGGGAAGGAACCGGGACAGGATACCGCACGGGGCGGGGGGCGGCAACGGGCCGCAGGGTCCGCGGGTGGGCTAGGGGATCCGCGCCAAAGCCGGTGTGCCGGGATCGACCCGGTTGCGCACCTCGCCACCCTCCAGCACAGCCAACGCCGTCTCCGCCGCCTTCCGCCGCATCTCCGCGTACGCCTCGTCGCACCAGAAGGCGAAGTGCGGCGTCACCACCAGCCGGTCGCCCAGCCACTCGGCGTCGTCGCTCCAGTCCCGCAGCAGGGGGTGGGTGCGGTCCGGCGGCTCCACGGGCAGCACGTCCACGCCGGCGGCCTTCAGGTGGCCGCTCTTCAGCGCCGCGTGCAGGGCGTCGAGATCGACGATGGCCCCGCGCGCCGTGTTCACCAGGATGGCGCCGGGCTTCAGCGCGGCGAAGAAGGCCGCGTCGCCCAGGCCGCGCGTCTCGTCGGTGAGCGGCGTGTGGATCGACACGAAGTCGGACCGGGCCAGCAGCTCCTGCCGCGTCGCGCAGCGCTCCACGCCCAGGGCCTTGTCCATGCCGTCCGGCAGGTAGGGATCGTGGAACACCACGCGCAGGCCGAAGGCCTTCGCCCGCAGCGCCACTGCGGTGCCGATGCGCCCCAGCCCGATGATGCCCAGCGTGGCCCCGGCCAGGCGTTTCTGGCGCCCGGCCACGTGCCAGTGGTGGTGCTCGTTGCCGGTGCGCAGCCGGTTCGAGGCGGCGGTGACGCCGCGCGCCAGGGACAGCAGCAGCGCCATGGCGTGGTCGGCCACGTCGCCGGTGCCGTAGTCGGGCACGTTGCACACGGGGATGCCCGCAGCGGCGGCCGCGGACAGGTCGACGTTGTCGTAGCCCACGCCCACGCGCACGATCACGCGGCAGTTCACCAGCCGTGCGATCACTTCGGGGGTGAAGCGCAGCTCGTGCCAGGCCAGCACCGCGTCGGCGGCCGCCCAGGTGGCGTCGTCGATCTGGTCGGCCGCGGTGGCCTCGCACAGCACGAGGTCGGCGCGGTCGCCGAAGACCGCGGCCTCGACGTCGGCGGGCGGCGCCAGCCGGTCGGGAATCAGGACGTTCCAGCGCAAGCGAACACCTCCGCCCCGAACGCATACACCGCGGCGCGGCTCGCCTCGTAGAGCAGCGAGCAGTCGGCCTGCCAGGCGAAGAAGCGCACGCCCAGCTGCGCGTAGGTGCGCACGTGGTCGGTGCCCTGCACCAGGCAGCCCGCCGCGACGCCGGCGTCGCGCACGCGGCCCACCGCGTCGGCGATGGCGCGCGTCACGTCCGGGTGGTCGATGTGGCCGGGATGGCCCGCCGACTGGCTCAGGTCGTAGATGCCCAGGTACACCACGTCGACGCCGGGCACGGCCAGGATCTCGTCGAGGTTCGCGATGCCCTCGACGCCCTCGACCAGCAGCGTCACCAGCACGCGCCCGTTCTCGCGGGCGGCCAGGTCGTGGTTGCCGTGGGCCGTGTAGCCGGCGCTGCGCGTGTAGGGCGACAGGCCGCGGGTGCCCTCGGGGTGGTACTTGCAGGCGCGCACGGCGGCGCGGGCCTCGGCGGCGGTGGTGATCTGGGGGATCACCACGCCGTGGGCGCCGGTCTCCAGTGCGCGCAGGATGGCGCTCTCGTCCAGCCGGGGCACGCGGATCAGGGCGTGGCGCTGCTCGCTCTCGGCGGCGCGCACCATGTCCTCGGCCTCGGTGTAGCCGCACGGGCCGTGCTCCATGTCGATGATCACGAAGTCGAAGCCGGCGGCCGTGATCACGTTCACGGCGCCCGCGCCCGGCAGCACGCACCAGGTGCCGAGCACCGGTTCGCCGGCCTTGATCCGCCGCTTCAGGACGTTCTCGCCTCTCATGTGGTCACCTTGTCGTAGGGCGTCGAGTCGGCGGTGAACCCCTTGTCCACCAGCCAATGCTCCACCACCGGGATCTGCCACGCGTAGTCGATGTCGAAGCCGAAGTCGTTCTCCAGGGCCCAGCTCCTGTGGCCCATCCAGCGGAAGGGCAGCGGGCCGTCCCAGATGTTCGCCAGGCAACGGCCGCGCAGCACCTGCACCGAGAGGTCGAGGAACCAGCAGTCGCCCTCGCCGCCGCGGATCGACGACATGGTGTTCGTGTCGCCGAACGCCTCGAGCGGCACGTAGGGCTCGATCAGGTTCCCGTCGCCGATCCGCCGCGCCCGCAGCGGCGCGAACATGTTGTACCTGCACGCCGTGAAGGCCGAATCGAGCGCGGGCTCGGCCAGCAGCCGTTCGATGCCCTCGTCGATCTTGCCCACCGCGATGGTGGGGCTGTTGGCGAACAGCAGCACCACGATCTCGGGCTCCTCGCCGATCCGCGCCGTGATCTCGTGGTACGCGTGTTCGAGGGCGTCTTCGGTGAGGGCCTCGGGGGTGGCCAGCGACGCGGGCCGCTCGATCCACTCGGCGCCGTACTGCGCGCCCACCGCCGCGATGTGCGGCGAGTCGGTCGACGTGAAGTGGCGCGTCACGTGGCGGCTGTTGGCCGCGGCCAGGAACGCGTACTCGCACATGGGCCGCCCCAGCAGCGGCCGCACGTTCTTGCCCGGGCAGCCCATGCTCCGGTCCTTGCCGATGACGAGGGAGACGATCATGCGGGGCATCCTTCCGGGATCAGGAGGGCGGCCAGGTTCGCCAGGGCCGGCCATTCGGGTGCGGTCGAGGCGTAGCCCCAACTCGCCCACAGGCAGCGGGCGCCGGTGGCGGCCACGTCGGCCAGGTGCAGGGGGTGGTCGTCGACGAAGGTCACGGCCTTCGGCTGCACGCCGCGCCGTCCGGCCAGTTCGCGCACGCCGCCGGCCTTGCTCACGAAGCGCTCGCAGGTGTGCAGGTGGTCGTCGGCCAGGGCCAGGTGCCACACGTCGTTGAAGTGGCGCACCGAGGCCAGGTCCTTGGTGGTGACGAGGTGCACCTCGCGGGCGTCGCACAGCTCGTCCCAGCTCGCGGCGGCCTCGGCGTA comes from the bacterium genome and includes:
- a CDS encoding CGGC domain-containing protein, with the translated sequence REREGAFAAYADEDVELVGFTTCGGCPGGNIEYAPDEMKRNGAEVVHLATGFLVGYPPCPHLEHFVEMIPRKFGLKVVVGTHPIPEKYRRDHAALGTWEGEAWPVLLAPTLADEATRLAYD
- a CDS encoding C-terminal binding protein, translated to MRWNVLIPDRLAPPADVEAAVFGDRADLVLCEATAADQIDDATWAAADAVLAWHELRFTPEVIARLVNCRVIVRVGVGYDNVDLSAAAAAGIPVCNVPDYGTGDVADHAMALLLSLARGVTAASNRLRTGNEHHHWHVAGRQKRLAGATLGIIGLGRIGTAVALRAKAFGLRVVFHDPYLPDGMDKALGVERCATRQELLARSDFVSIHTPLTDETRGLGDAAFFAALKPGAILVNTARGAIVDLDALHAALKSGHLKAAGVDVLPVEPPDRTHPLLRDWSDDAEWLGDRLVVTPHFAFWCDEAYAEMRRKAAETALAVLEGGEVRNRVDPGTPALARIP
- a CDS encoding aldolase, whose product is MRGENVLKRRIKAGEPVLGTWCVLPGAGAVNVITAAGFDFVIIDMEHGPCGYTEAEDMVRAAESEQRHALIRVPRLDESAILRALETGAHGVVIPQITTAAEARAAVRACKYHPEGTRGLSPYTRSAGYTAHGNHDLAARENGRVLVTLLVEGVEGIANLDEILAVPGVDVVYLGIYDLSQSAGHPGHIDHPDVTRAIADAVGRVRDAGVAAGCLVQGTDHVRTYAQLGVRFFAWQADCSLLYEASRAAVYAFGAEVFACAGTS
- a CDS encoding cytidylyltransferase, which codes for MIVSLVIGKDRSMGCPGKNVRPLLGRPMCEYAFLAAANSRHVTRHFTSTDSPHIAAVGAQYGAEWIERPASLATPEALTEDALEHAYHEITARIGEEPEIVVLLFANSPTIAVGKIDEGIERLLAEPALDSAFTACRYNMFAPLRARRIGDGNLIEPYVPLEAFGDTNTMSSIRGGEGDCWFLDLSVQVLRGRCLANIWDGPLPFRWMGHRSWALENDFGFDIDYAWQIPVVEHWLVDKGFTADSTPYDKVTT